In Streptomyces sannanensis, a genomic segment contains:
- a CDS encoding RNaseH domain-containing protein, translated as MTTDQTQLYLLACHTDEKLLGSVLLYRLPEVKIDTAWKKLREEYRGITGSKANLPYSGLLTVLRAIGYTSATLYPTSKTHPPKFLATTRPIDRDDLHAAITLWEQALLQTPADSFTFQHPSQIADLIAGTTPEEVQLWDQITRTPACIDAPGWVWTAASWTIAEKLSAQTWTIDGKTVTFRRDLANCLQVWDRKLLWSNTWLAARGETLDDIADTDEDDTDSAWKTVTRYATLRLDVMMKSHPGLSHPVAVVQPSVSRLSNTLRNARTAWFEPRDAKGPLLNLDLGGYGDYTHLNHTTRLALDAWIRLHGEHVFPRDKDDEFLAPSALDLSGPPGKLRALLPFAVSYPVGRGVGMYSQRELARHVSTVLDQPLVKCVQVAGRRPFGNRRTTVEGRDTVLWDDENLPQIIAASGCRKLRILALYKSQAMRTRMQLLLAYHFNRPDLAATGIGENKPVSLNEHVEVLFQPAPELLAHGEYHDQRPALVRQLHGLDAPEDTRLLALCETAYDPKAWSRQRRASKKTGSTVVNPDTLDAKHRVNSELARHRVLAQFLTLYKPGRRNPRKKDRELTTDLELLGLELQGHHRGHMAIADLSRVAGLVHPRLTKALSSGPNGLKEPLVHVGLHLRQQRGERRIATEEPKLMWTLVALVPHGPYWRTLAYLPAEHAGPGTWLDYAPANYHFRARPLPEGRRRDELLPRHIDRALYELGGHADPVQGYVMYVSGGEARSIWPLLANKNLGETPDTAGQINKRPALPGFTLAPDQRPRAVVRVTSGSKDVARPALIERLRRIPEYDEPVTEEGKLATGLFQMAEADQTFILCNLPHQFTGGARYARAGEFCTRWGSSDPKEQAETWYSHTATEITVLHHPADQALLTYGLTAARLCDHALHWEHRTQYPAPVHLGIQMDKNHPEYRRTVNNADGDDEAET; from the coding sequence ATGACCACGGACCAGACCCAGCTGTACCTGCTGGCCTGTCACACCGATGAAAAGCTCCTGGGCTCGGTACTGCTGTACCGCCTGCCCGAGGTGAAGATCGACACCGCCTGGAAGAAGCTGCGCGAGGAATACCGCGGCATCACCGGCTCCAAAGCCAACCTCCCCTACAGCGGCCTGCTGACCGTCCTGCGCGCCATCGGCTACACCAGCGCCACGCTCTACCCCACCTCCAAGACCCACCCGCCGAAGTTCCTCGCCACCACCCGGCCCATCGACCGCGACGACCTGCATGCCGCCATCACCCTCTGGGAGCAGGCCCTGCTGCAGACCCCAGCCGACAGCTTCACCTTCCAGCACCCGAGCCAGATCGCCGACCTCATCGCCGGGACCACCCCCGAAGAGGTCCAGCTGTGGGACCAGATCACCCGCACCCCGGCCTGCATCGACGCCCCGGGCTGGGTGTGGACGGCCGCCAGCTGGACCATCGCCGAGAAGCTCTCCGCCCAGACGTGGACGATCGACGGCAAGACCGTCACCTTCCGCCGCGATCTCGCCAACTGTCTCCAGGTCTGGGACCGCAAACTGCTGTGGAGCAACACCTGGCTCGCCGCCCGCGGGGAAACCCTCGACGACATCGCCGACACCGACGAGGACGACACCGACAGCGCCTGGAAGACGGTCACCAGGTACGCCACCCTCCGGCTCGACGTCATGATGAAGTCCCACCCCGGCCTGTCCCACCCAGTGGCCGTCGTGCAACCCTCTGTCTCCCGGCTGAGCAACACGCTGCGCAACGCCCGCACAGCCTGGTTCGAGCCCCGCGATGCCAAAGGCCCCCTCCTCAACCTCGATCTCGGCGGATACGGTGACTACACCCACCTCAACCACACCACCCGCCTGGCCCTGGATGCTTGGATTCGTCTGCACGGCGAACACGTCTTCCCCCGCGACAAAGACGACGAGTTCCTCGCACCCAGCGCTCTCGACCTGAGCGGCCCTCCCGGCAAACTCCGTGCCCTCCTACCTTTCGCCGTGAGCTACCCGGTCGGCAGGGGCGTGGGCATGTACAGCCAACGGGAACTCGCCCGGCACGTCAGCACCGTCCTCGACCAGCCCCTGGTCAAGTGTGTACAGGTCGCCGGCCGCCGCCCCTTCGGAAACCGGCGCACCACCGTCGAAGGCCGCGACACGGTCCTGTGGGACGACGAGAACCTGCCGCAGATCATCGCCGCATCCGGATGCCGGAAACTGCGCATCCTCGCCCTCTACAAGAGCCAGGCCATGCGCACACGCATGCAGTTGCTGCTGGCCTACCACTTCAACCGCCCCGACCTTGCCGCCACCGGCATTGGCGAGAACAAGCCCGTCTCCCTCAACGAACACGTCGAGGTCCTGTTCCAGCCGGCACCGGAGCTGCTGGCCCACGGCGAGTACCACGACCAGCGCCCCGCCCTCGTCAGACAACTCCATGGTCTCGACGCCCCCGAGGACACCCGCCTTCTCGCCCTGTGTGAAACGGCGTACGACCCCAAAGCCTGGTCACGCCAACGACGCGCCTCGAAGAAGACCGGCTCCACCGTCGTCAACCCCGACACCCTGGACGCCAAGCACCGAGTCAACAGCGAACTCGCCCGGCACCGTGTCCTTGCCCAATTCCTCACCCTGTACAAGCCCGGACGCCGTAACCCCCGCAAGAAGGACCGCGAGCTCACCACCGATCTCGAGCTCCTGGGCCTCGAACTCCAGGGACACCACCGCGGCCACATGGCCATCGCGGACCTGTCCCGCGTGGCCGGCCTCGTGCACCCGCGACTGACCAAAGCCCTCAGCTCAGGTCCCAACGGCCTCAAGGAACCCCTCGTCCACGTCGGACTCCACCTGCGCCAGCAGCGCGGTGAACGACGCATCGCCACTGAAGAACCGAAACTGATGTGGACCCTGGTAGCCCTCGTCCCCCACGGCCCGTACTGGCGGACCCTCGCCTACCTCCCCGCTGAACACGCCGGCCCTGGCACCTGGCTCGACTATGCCCCTGCCAACTACCACTTCCGGGCTCGGCCGCTGCCCGAAGGCCGACGCCGCGACGAACTCCTGCCACGCCACATCGACCGCGCACTCTACGAACTGGGCGGGCACGCCGACCCGGTACAGGGATACGTCATGTACGTGTCCGGAGGCGAAGCCCGCAGCATCTGGCCCCTGCTCGCCAACAAGAACCTGGGCGAGACACCCGACACGGCCGGCCAGATCAACAAGCGGCCAGCACTGCCCGGCTTCACGCTCGCACCCGATCAACGCCCCCGAGCGGTCGTCCGGGTCACCTCCGGCAGCAAGGACGTGGCCCGGCCGGCCCTTATCGAACGGCTCCGCCGCATCCCGGAGTACGACGAGCCCGTCACCGAGGAGGGCAAGCTCGCCACCGGCCTGTTCCAGATGGCAGAGGCCGACCAGACGTTCATCCTCTGCAACCTCCCCCACCAGTTCACCGGAGGCGCACGCTACGCCCGCGCCGGCGAATTTTGCACCCGGTGGGGCAGCAGCGACCCCAAGGAACAAGCCGAAACCTGGTACAGCCACACGGCAACGGAGATCACCGTGCTCCATCACCCGGCCGACCAGGCCCTGCTCACCTACGGGCTCACCGCCGCCCGCCTCTGTGATCACGCCCTTCACTGGGAACACCGCACTCAGTACCCCGCACCGGTCCATCTCGGCATCCAGATGGACAAGAACCACCCCGAGTACCGCCGAACCGTCAACAACGCCGACGGTGACGACGAGGCAGAGACCTGA
- a CDS encoding putative phosphothreonine lyase domain-containg protein, with protein MTEFAKVGKWLWFLPVRALDAGWHLVKTAVEAGQLGPGAKVATLGSDFDGDPTRRPVIIYTANYHDEQDVQRVRASPTRSGRGACLPDLRQVRKWAAARRGVRQAAGRIRRPRPRQADGKSRRRGAGSAGLPRPRSGRLRRRRRRSKVVELR; from the coding sequence GTGACCGAATTCGCGAAAGTCGGCAAGTGGCTGTGGTTCCTGCCTGTCCGCGCCCTCGATGCAGGCTGGCATCTCGTCAAGACAGCCGTGGAAGCCGGACAGCTTGGACCGGGAGCCAAGGTCGCCACGCTGGGCAGCGACTTCGACGGCGATCCCACACGCCGACCCGTGATCATCTACACCGCCAACTACCACGACGAACAGGACGTACAGCGCGTAAGAGCGTCACCAACGCGATCAGGCCGAGGCGCCTGCCTGCCTGACCTGCGACAAGTTCGTAAGTGGGCCGCGGCCCGCCGCGGCGTGCGGCAGGCCGCGGGGCGAATCAGGCGGCCGCGGCCTCGCCAAGCTGATGGCAAATCGCGCCGCCGGGGCGCCGGGTCAGCGGGCCTTCCGCGGCCTCGATCCGGGCGGCTTCGGCGACGACGTCGGCGAAGCAAGGTTGTCGAGCTGCGCTGA
- a CDS encoding isochorismatase family cysteine hydrolase, with the protein MADTEFPLHAWRIDDREYRRQQERRGRRFAYTSLDPTRTALVVIDMVPFFVDANPYARGIIPNIQLLADKMRTAGGTVAWVLPARTERTPVGDEFHGPEAAEMFCNSGGSGPLPDRLWHGFTLGINDLLVEKSAPSAFFPGRCTLSELLRERGIDTVLITGTVTNVCCESSARDAWTLGYRVVMVADANATRRDQDHNATLHTIYRSFGDVRPTEDVLTLIESGASV; encoded by the coding sequence GTGGCAGACACAGAGTTCCCCCTTCACGCGTGGCGCATCGACGACCGGGAGTACCGCCGGCAGCAGGAGCGTCGCGGCCGCCGGTTCGCTTACACCAGCCTTGATCCCACCCGCACAGCACTGGTGGTTATCGACATGGTGCCGTTCTTCGTCGACGCCAACCCCTACGCCCGCGGCATCATCCCGAACATCCAGCTCCTGGCCGACAAGATGCGGACCGCCGGCGGAACAGTCGCCTGGGTACTTCCTGCCCGTACCGAACGCACCCCGGTTGGTGATGAGTTCCACGGCCCCGAAGCGGCCGAGATGTTTTGCAACTCCGGCGGCAGCGGACCGCTCCCGGACCGCCTGTGGCACGGCTTCACCCTCGGCATCAACGACCTGTTGGTGGAGAAGTCCGCGCCCAGCGCCTTCTTTCCTGGCCGCTGCACGCTTTCTGAACTCCTCCGAGAGCGCGGGATCGACACGGTTCTGATCACCGGCACGGTCACCAATGTGTGCTGCGAGTCCTCTGCCCGCGATGCCTGGACGCTCGGCTACCGGGTCGTCATGGTGGCCGACGCGAACGCGACCAGACGAGACCAGGACCACAATGCGACCCTGCACACGATCTATCGGTCCTTCGGAGACGTCCGGCCCACAGAGGACGTGCTCACGTTGATCGAGAGCGGCGCGTCGGTCTGA
- a CDS encoding restriction endonuclease codes for MLVALAVAALGGVVTAHIRAGRREARAEKERLAEDARRQARRSLEAVWAMDDRQFEDYVAELCRRDGCTDVKRVGGAGDLGADVTGLLPDGRRFVIQCKRYAKHRTVGSRDIQTFNGTARAEHGADVPIFVASCVFTKPAREFAARHQLCLIDVNLLGFWNSGTTLTSLLDLDIGRSGTNRKLRPDHD; via the coding sequence ATGCTGGTGGCGTTAGCCGTCGCCGCCCTTGGTGGGGTCGTCACGGCACATATACGCGCTGGGCGAAGGGAAGCGCGCGCGGAGAAGGAACGGCTGGCGGAGGACGCGCGACGCCAGGCCCGCCGGTCGCTGGAGGCAGTGTGGGCGATGGATGACCGCCAGTTCGAGGATTACGTCGCCGAGCTATGCCGCCGGGACGGCTGCACCGACGTGAAGCGTGTCGGCGGCGCTGGCGACCTCGGCGCCGACGTGACCGGCCTCCTGCCCGACGGCCGACGGTTCGTCATCCAGTGCAAGCGATACGCCAAGCACCGCACCGTCGGCAGCCGCGACATCCAGACGTTTAACGGCACCGCCCGTGCCGAACACGGCGCTGACGTACCGATCTTTGTCGCCTCCTGCGTCTTCACCAAACCGGCCCGCGAGTTCGCCGCCCGCCACCAGCTGTGCCTGATCGACGTCAACCTGCTCGGCTTCTGGAACAGCGGCACCACGCTGACCTCGCTTCTGGACCTGGACATCGGCCGCTCCGGCACGAACCGCAAGCTCCGCCCAGACCACGACTGA
- a CDS encoding ParB/RepB/Spo0J family partition protein, which translates to MSKASALGTGSSFRQAQSISPRRAAINAATKAPTEGAPPPAELPASLISLNPANPRSDLGDLTDLAGSMRDHGQKAAISIMSRFAYLEANPDREEDLEEGTEYVVVDGSSRLAAAREAGLTKIKVMLDEDLGSNADELLESALVANIHRQDLDPLDEARALKQLLAVHGTQEALAARLHRSQGWVSQRLALLGLNPELKKKLEMGEEPADLLRLVGRKKPEEQEQHLQKLKDKRAQEKADKQARAKERRSGRTSKEPATELQPAPPAQSSTPDPNVPTPRPDADYYGVMNQAAADGATDMQARHEGAVAVPDPRAEPVRRQVKMPWADGAASMDIIFSKVLEPERHRMIHRYLELLGGPEAFVADLAAASSPEYCQQVAELLLNDL; encoded by the coding sequence ATGAGCAAGGCATCCGCGCTCGGTACTGGCAGCTCGTTCCGGCAGGCCCAGTCCATCAGCCCCCGGCGAGCGGCCATCAACGCTGCCACCAAGGCCCCTACCGAAGGCGCTCCGCCACCGGCCGAGCTCCCCGCCTCTCTGATCAGCTTGAATCCCGCCAACCCCCGGTCAGATCTTGGCGACCTGACAGATCTCGCGGGCAGCATGCGTGACCATGGCCAGAAGGCGGCCATCAGCATCATGTCCCGCTTCGCCTACCTTGAGGCCAACCCCGACCGCGAGGAGGACCTGGAAGAGGGCACCGAGTACGTCGTCGTCGACGGCAGCTCGCGTTTGGCTGCTGCCCGCGAAGCCGGCCTCACCAAGATTAAGGTGATGCTGGACGAAGACCTTGGCAGTAACGCTGACGAGCTCCTGGAGTCGGCTCTCGTCGCGAACATTCATCGCCAGGACCTGGACCCCCTGGACGAGGCCAGGGCCCTGAAGCAGCTGCTGGCTGTACACGGTACGCAGGAAGCTCTTGCCGCCCGCCTCCACCGGTCACAGGGCTGGGTTTCTCAGCGGCTCGCCCTGCTCGGGCTCAACCCGGAGCTGAAGAAGAAGCTTGAGATGGGGGAGGAGCCTGCCGACCTGCTTCGGCTGGTGGGTCGCAAGAAGCCGGAGGAGCAGGAACAGCATCTGCAGAAGCTGAAGGACAAGCGGGCACAGGAGAAGGCCGACAAGCAGGCCAGGGCGAAGGAGCGGCGGTCGGGCCGCACTAGCAAGGAGCCGGCCACCGAGCTACAGCCGGCACCGCCGGCCCAATCCAGCACGCCGGATCCCAACGTTCCGACACCACGACCTGACGCTGATTATTACGGCGTAATGAACCAGGCCGCGGCCGACGGCGCGACAGACATGCAGGCGCGTCACGAGGGCGCGGTGGCTGTCCCCGATCCGCGCGCGGAGCCAGTCAGGAGGCAGGTCAAGATGCCGTGGGCCGACGGTGCAGCCAGCATGGACATCATCTTCTCGAAGGTCCTCGAACCCGAAAGGCACAGGATGATCCACCGCTACCTCGAGCTGCTTGGAGGCCCCGAGGCCTTCGTGGCCGACCTGGCGGCAGCCAGCAGCCCCGAGTACTGCCAGCAGGTTGCCGAGCTTCTCCTGAACGACCTGTAG
- a CDS encoding ParA family protein, with protein sequence MTSPSQGDREKVVSKLPARLQQDLKIRTAQHGIDIQHAVEEGITAWRGLGANRSPIDTAGAKSFSTWLPSGQWEDFRKDCAARGVSIVQGLSQSVQVWLEKNPAPDVQRPVVVKRRIICNQKGGVGKTAITAGIGEALAEDSDSLHPVRISKHFAALLTENLEVSPLDYEDLPGLGQRVLLVDFDPQCHLTKQLGHEPLPIDGDSLTKHMAGEAKGALRDLIVEVTDERFGGRLHLLPACTDAFLLDVKLSGVRAREAALERALAPLEDNYDAILVDCPPSLGLSMDAAAYYGRRRPGEEPGNSGVLIVVQAEDSSADAYALLTSQIEDLRSDMGLELEYLGIVVNHYDARRGYIATSSLENWMGIKDPRVVGVIGDLKEQKEAVRVKRPLLAYAPRCDQAVAMRALAREIS encoded by the coding sequence ATGACATCGCCCTCCCAAGGCGACCGGGAAAAGGTCGTCTCCAAGCTCCCCGCCAGGCTGCAGCAGGATTTGAAGATCCGTACCGCGCAGCACGGCATCGACATCCAGCACGCCGTCGAAGAGGGCATCACGGCCTGGCGCGGGCTGGGCGCGAACCGATCCCCCATCGACACCGCTGGCGCCAAGTCGTTCTCCACCTGGCTTCCCTCCGGCCAGTGGGAAGACTTCCGCAAGGACTGCGCAGCGCGCGGAGTGTCGATCGTCCAGGGCCTCTCGCAGTCCGTCCAGGTGTGGCTGGAGAAGAACCCCGCTCCCGACGTTCAACGCCCAGTCGTCGTCAAGCGTCGGATCATTTGCAACCAGAAGGGCGGCGTCGGCAAGACCGCGATCACCGCCGGCATCGGGGAAGCACTCGCCGAGGACTCCGACAGCCTCCACCCCGTGCGGATCTCCAAGCACTTCGCCGCCCTCCTCACCGAGAACCTCGAAGTCTCCCCCCTCGACTATGAAGACCTTCCCGGCCTCGGACAGCGCGTTCTGCTGGTCGACTTCGACCCGCAGTGCCACCTGACCAAGCAACTCGGGCACGAGCCCCTGCCCATCGACGGGGACAGCCTCACCAAGCACATGGCTGGCGAGGCCAAGGGCGCACTCCGGGACCTCATCGTTGAGGTCACCGACGAACGCTTCGGCGGTCGACTGCACCTGCTCCCGGCCTGTACCGACGCGTTCCTGCTCGACGTCAAACTGTCCGGCGTGCGCGCACGCGAAGCCGCCCTCGAGCGGGCCCTCGCCCCGCTTGAGGACAACTACGATGCCATTCTGGTGGACTGCCCGCCCAGCCTCGGCCTGAGCATGGACGCGGCCGCCTACTACGGCCGCCGACGCCCCGGCGAGGAGCCGGGTAACTCCGGCGTGCTGATCGTCGTCCAGGCCGAGGACAGCTCCGCAGACGCCTACGCACTGCTCACCTCCCAGATTGAGGACCTCCGCAGCGACATGGGCCTCGAACTCGAGTACCTCGGCATCGTGGTGAACCACTACGACGCCCGCCGCGGCTACATCGCCACGTCGTCCCTTGAGAACTGGATGGGGATAAAAGATCCGCGTGTCGTGGGCGTCATCGGAGACCTGAAGGAGCAGAAGGAAGCGGTGCGAGTGAAGCGGCCGCTGCTCGCCTACGCCCCCAGATGTGACCAGGCAGTGGCCATGCGCGCACTCGCACGGGAGATCTCATGA
- a CDS encoding phosphotransferase enzyme family protein, with protein sequence MSFTSLSHTAQLELLEQLTRTTLSEHYGLDGQAVQMQVQQYEDNAVWRVTPPGRASFVARVSVREGRPAHQQRSEMRWLESLAESRAVPVPGPVTTTDGCYVVPVDVPGHDEPCTLALLHWVPGTAEPPYRQPGVAEQMGTATAHLHQNVATVELSDFDRPVWDAETILLKGHAMNDPTAHQQLGPAGLEALRTVAERITPALQEGGPADRGRIHGDLHRENMISMPDSTTIGIIDFDDCGTGHFLLDIATVLGSVHRIARKEPGAYEHFAHAYLTGYTRVRPLPADFDRLLQPYLLLRDAFVLNFVTAAVPVNEAVATSWGPGRIAGIVASMQDFLAGHPYPGTLHD encoded by the coding sequence TTGTCGTTCACCAGCCTCTCCCACACCGCACAGCTCGAACTTCTTGAGCAACTGACGCGGACCACCTTGTCGGAGCACTACGGGCTCGACGGCCAGGCTGTGCAGATGCAGGTGCAGCAGTATGAGGACAACGCCGTCTGGCGTGTCACCCCGCCCGGCCGCGCCTCGTTCGTCGCCCGCGTGTCCGTGCGCGAGGGCCGCCCCGCCCACCAGCAGCGCAGCGAAATGCGATGGCTGGAGAGCCTCGCCGAGTCCCGCGCTGTCCCGGTCCCCGGCCCCGTCACGACCACTGACGGCTGCTACGTGGTCCCGGTCGACGTCCCCGGCCACGACGAGCCCTGCACCCTGGCACTGCTGCACTGGGTGCCAGGAACGGCAGAGCCCCCCTACCGCCAGCCCGGCGTGGCCGAGCAGATGGGCACCGCGACCGCCCACCTTCACCAGAACGTGGCCACGGTGGAACTCAGCGACTTCGACCGGCCCGTCTGGGACGCCGAGACCATCTTGCTCAAAGGCCACGCGATGAATGACCCGACCGCCCACCAGCAGCTGGGTCCCGCAGGCCTTGAGGCCCTGCGCACGGTCGCCGAACGCATCACACCGGCCCTCCAGGAAGGCGGACCCGCTGACCGCGGCCGCATCCACGGCGACCTCCACCGCGAAAACATGATCTCGATGCCCGACAGCACGACCATCGGCATCATCGACTTCGACGACTGCGGCACCGGCCACTTCCTCCTCGACATCGCCACCGTGCTCGGATCCGTCCACCGAATCGCCCGCAAGGAACCAGGCGCCTACGAACACTTCGCCCACGCGTACCTGACCGGCTACACCCGCGTCCGGCCCCTCCCAGCGGACTTCGACCGGCTCCTGCAGCCCTACCTGCTGCTCCGCGACGCCTTCGTCCTGAACTTCGTCACCGCAGCCGTGCCGGTCAACGAGGCCGTCGCCACGTCGTGGGGACCGGGGCGCATCGCCGGCATCGTGGCCAGCATGCAGGACTTCCTGGCCGGGCATCCCTACCCGGGCACCCTCCATGATTGA
- a CDS encoding phosphotransferase: protein MNENNWRFVKKRTAADGAVYVSADGTRYRRTGGAELQAETEFQRRIADLNYPVPHVLEEGVSDDGRYYVVEESLGDQTLHDRAVASLDGGRDLPDDVADTAAQVAARLLRAQAGHLVQPTPGTLRQWLDSAGFTQNVFQENPDLDNTRTHAALDHALDRLGAVPLVAGHLDYGLPNVLAAGVIDWQHHGLVPLGYDVLPALEIIAFKGGSKGYTASSGQRRRYLAALDEASLNAAGQPVSQNLGAYLLVKALFFLALMRPTDPSRTDKHLKWQYRRHLFTKGLEQYERTGTVDTALFPGLEEFAAGHRAGDHP from the coding sequence ATGAACGAGAACAACTGGCGGTTCGTCAAGAAGCGGACCGCCGCCGACGGCGCGGTGTACGTCTCCGCCGACGGAACGCGCTACCGGCGCACCGGCGGAGCCGAGCTTCAAGCGGAGACCGAATTTCAGCGCCGGATCGCGGACCTTAACTACCCGGTCCCGCACGTCCTGGAGGAGGGCGTCAGCGACGACGGCCGCTACTACGTCGTGGAGGAGTCGCTGGGCGACCAGACCCTGCACGACCGGGCGGTGGCGTCACTGGACGGCGGTCGCGACCTGCCCGACGACGTCGCCGACACCGCCGCGCAGGTCGCCGCCCGGCTGCTGCGCGCCCAGGCCGGCCACCTTGTCCAGCCCACGCCCGGCACGCTGCGGCAATGGCTCGACAGCGCCGGGTTCACTCAGAACGTCTTCCAGGAGAACCCGGACCTGGACAACACCCGCACGCACGCTGCGCTTGATCACGCGCTGGACCGCCTTGGCGCGGTTCCGCTGGTGGCGGGCCACCTCGACTACGGCCTGCCCAACGTCCTGGCGGCCGGGGTCATCGACTGGCAGCACCACGGCTTGGTGCCACTGGGATACGACGTCCTTCCGGCCCTGGAAATCATCGCCTTCAAGGGCGGCAGCAAGGGTTACACCGCCAGCTCCGGCCAGCGGCGCCGCTACCTCGCTGCGCTGGACGAAGCGAGCCTGAACGCAGCCGGACAGCCGGTCAGCCAGAACCTGGGCGCCTACCTGCTCGTCAAGGCCCTGTTCTTCCTGGCCCTGATGCGGCCCACCGATCCCTCCCGTACGGACAAGCACCTGAAGTGGCAGTACCGCCGTCATCTCTTCACGAAGGGACTTGAGCAGTATGAGCGCACCGGGACGGTCGATACCGCCCTCTTCCCCGGCCTCGAAGAGTTCGCCGCTGGGCACCGCGCTGGCGACCATCCGTGA
- a CDS encoding histidine phosphatase family protein, giving the protein MLFLVRHAESIENATKYTGFYENPRPWTGPAAHALSRDVVGLTPRGFLQCLWLRQTLRDLTGPDPAIRTSQYRRALDTAALALPGLPYEVTALLNEQHYGAATYMTKQELYATYPEGTEDRQTRKHLWTPPGVGGESLACGVLRRATAFVDGLHTASAPDVVAFTHHTAILALRAVLERRPVTELVDEARMRKTPNAAVLVYEQADGLFHARGTVQPDC; this is encoded by the coding sequence ATGCTCTTCCTCGTTCGCCACGCCGAATCCATCGAGAACGCCACCAAATACACCGGCTTCTACGAGAACCCCCGTCCGTGGACCGGGCCGGCCGCGCATGCCCTGTCCCGGGACGTTGTCGGCCTGACGCCCCGTGGCTTCCTCCAGTGCCTGTGGCTGCGGCAGACGCTGCGGGACCTGACCGGACCCGACCCGGCGATCCGCACCTCGCAGTACCGCCGCGCCCTCGACACCGCCGCGCTTGCTCTGCCCGGCCTGCCCTACGAGGTGACCGCGCTCCTCAACGAGCAGCACTACGGCGCAGCCACCTACATGACCAAACAAGAGCTGTACGCCACCTACCCCGAGGGGACGGAGGACCGGCAGACCCGCAAGCACCTGTGGACGCCCCCCGGCGTCGGCGGGGAGTCCCTCGCCTGCGGCGTCCTGCGGCGGGCCACAGCGTTCGTCGACGGACTGCATACCGCGTCCGCGCCGGATGTCGTGGCGTTCACGCACCACACCGCGATCCTCGCGCTGCGCGCGGTCCTGGAGCGCCGACCGGTGACCGAACTGGTCGACGAGGCCCGTATGCGCAAGACACCCAACGCCGCCGTCCTGGTCTACGAACAGGCCGACGGCCTGTTCCACGCCCGCGGCACCGTCCAACCGGACTGCTGA
- a CDS encoding Lsr2 family DNA-binding protein: MFTDMKEALEAEALELTPLGSDQNTAASLVVAHHARDKDDLADLLDALGLPCGEDDLVTLLPHLTTPGPPNPGDTMPVNAFTATAASMLANGDSPDHVRKTLGLSEGELTEALQHTRTPDSEASALQAAGPATDSPVDSDGIEGLLSWAKDHPAASIRNRAARIRGDLSELTARREADDAQHEAEQRVAKLKAELEQAQEDLRAVKAGSRTTGAAAAPAPTGIQRSKEELDAIRTWGRANGYQVADRGNPAKAVLDAYETAHTTTLAEAS, encoded by the coding sequence GTGTTCACCGACATGAAAGAGGCCCTCGAAGCCGAGGCCCTCGAACTCACCCCGCTCGGCAGCGACCAGAACACCGCCGCCTCCCTGGTGGTCGCCCACCACGCCCGCGACAAGGACGACCTCGCCGACCTGCTTGACGCCCTCGGACTGCCCTGCGGCGAGGACGACCTCGTCACCCTGCTTCCCCACCTCACCACCCCCGGCCCCCCGAACCCCGGAGACACGATGCCCGTCAACGCCTTCACCGCCACCGCCGCCTCCATGCTCGCCAACGGCGACAGCCCCGACCACGTCCGCAAGACCCTCGGACTGTCGGAGGGCGAACTGACCGAAGCCCTCCAGCACACCCGCACCCCGGACTCCGAGGCCAGCGCCCTCCAGGCGGCTGGTCCCGCGACCGACAGTCCGGTGGACAGTGACGGGATCGAGGGCCTGCTCTCCTGGGCGAAGGACCACCCGGCCGCCAGCATCCGCAACCGGGCCGCCCGCATCCGCGGCGACCTGTCCGAGCTGACCGCACGGCGCGAGGCCGACGACGCCCAGCACGAGGCCGAACAGCGCGTCGCCAAGCTCAAGGCGGAGCTGGAGCAGGCGCAGGAGGACCTGCGCGCGGTGAAGGCTGGCAGCCGTACCACCGGGGCCGCCGCAGCTCCCGCGCCGACCGGTATCCAGCGCAGCAAGGAGGAGCTGGACGCGATCCGGACGTGGGGGCGCGCCAACGGCTACCAGGTCGCCGACCGGGGCAACCCGGCCAAGGCCGTCCTGGACGCCTACGAGACCGCCCACACCACCACCCTGGCGGAGGCGAGCTGA